The Virgibacillus phasianinus genome includes a window with the following:
- a CDS encoding carbohydrate deacetylase — MNVLFNADDFGLTKGVTDGIMQAHLNGVVGSTTLMMNGWAVDYAVEKAKEFPSLRVGIHLVLTWGRPICSDIPELVDTEGLFKYKNTFMEMDPPDVSAVEKEWRAQIEAFLKTGLPLHHIDSHHHIHGWAPLKDVVIKLAKEFGVRVRYVDSLKAYPDILLTEKLWLDFYESGVNAGILDELYKLDVQSVEVMTHPAVVDDDLQKVSTYLEERAQELKILCSLERHGGTGPASHL, encoded by the coding sequence ATGAACGTATTATTTAACGCGGATGACTTTGGCCTGACTAAAGGCGTAACAGACGGAATCATGCAGGCTCATTTAAACGGGGTGGTCGGTTCCACTACATTAATGATGAATGGATGGGCAGTGGACTATGCGGTTGAGAAAGCAAAAGAATTTCCTTCATTGCGGGTTGGCATTCACCTAGTACTGACATGGGGACGGCCGATATGTAGTGACATTCCAGAACTAGTTGATACGGAAGGTCTTTTTAAATATAAAAATACATTTATGGAAATGGACCCACCCGACGTTTCTGCAGTCGAAAAGGAGTGGCGAGCACAGATTGAAGCCTTTCTGAAAACAGGCTTACCCTTGCATCACATTGACAGTCACCACCATATTCATGGATGGGCGCCACTAAAAGATGTAGTTATCAAATTGGCCAAAGAGTTCGGAGTTCGTGTTCGGTATGTGGATTCACTTAAGGCATATCCAGATATTCTTTTGACCGAAAAACTTTGGCTGGACTTTTATGAAAGCGGTGTTAATGCAGGGATACTTGATGAGCTGTACAAACTGGACGTTCAATCAGTCGAAGTCATGACACACCCAGCAGTAGTTGACGACGACCTGCAGAAAGTAAGCACATATTTAGAAGAACGTGCGCAGGAATTAAAAATATTGTGCAGCCTTGAGCGGCACGGAGGGACAGGTCCCGCGTCCCACCTCTAG
- a CDS encoding GntR family transcriptional regulator, translating into MDKNQSLHAYIKDELLTRIKSDEYKRGEKFPTELELCKAFNVSRTTVRTALTQLTLEGYLVRHQGRGTFVADKKVRQTLSNTVQRYSDQVEVQGKKPEITLISINVVPASETLKQSLPVNVNDPIQRVERVRKANGEPTQYEIAYIPWNIAPGITQAQAETSLYAALKDEFEIHIAKTTEHIEITLADEQLCSHLQCEPGLPCFYIETIAEDESGKKVEYSRSYFRGDKTNFMIERNYPLGEK; encoded by the coding sequence ATGGATAAAAACCAATCATTACATGCATATATTAAGGATGAGTTATTAACCAGGATTAAGTCTGACGAATACAAAAGGGGGGAAAAGTTCCCTACTGAACTTGAGCTTTGCAAGGCATTCAATGTTAGCAGGACAACAGTCCGAACAGCCTTAACCCAATTAACACTAGAAGGGTATTTGGTCAGGCATCAGGGCAGAGGTACGTTTGTGGCTGACAAAAAGGTAAGACAGACCCTTTCCAATACGGTCCAGCGCTATAGTGACCAGGTTGAAGTGCAAGGAAAAAAGCCGGAGATAACATTGATTTCAATTAACGTGGTGCCAGCTTCGGAAACTTTAAAGCAGTCACTTCCTGTCAACGTAAACGACCCAATTCAGCGGGTGGAACGCGTCCGAAAGGCAAATGGAGAGCCTACACAATATGAGATAGCTTACATTCCGTGGAACATTGCCCCAGGGATTACCCAAGCCCAGGCAGAAACATCTTTATATGCAGCATTGAAAGATGAATTCGAAATTCATATTGCGAAAACGACCGAACATATCGAAATAACACTTGCGGATGAGCAATTATGCTCTCATTTGCAGTGTGAACCTGGGTTACCTTGCTTTTATATTGAAACAATTGCCGAAGATGAGAGCGGAAAAAAGGTCGAGTATTCCCGTTCCTATTTTCGTGGCGACAAAACAAACTTTATGATTGAAAGAAATTATCCGTTGGGGGAAAAGTGA
- a CDS encoding 6-phospho-beta-glucosidase, translating into MSLKVVIIGGGSSYTPEIIEGIIRRHDTFPVSEIVLVDIEAGKEKLEIIGNLALRMVEKAKKSINLSWTLDRKEALQHADFVSTQIRVGGLAAREKDERIPLSHGFIGQETNGAGGIFKAFRTIPVLLELANDVHEICPDAWIINFTNPAGIVTEALLKHSPHQKVIGVCNIPFNMRHSTAEILNVRPEDVKIEFIGMNHFVFGKKVYVNGEDQTQEVLTKLANEGLDYSPANIVNLGWSKTFIEATGLLSNPYHQYYFQTKDVLDKDVKAFEENGTRAEVVQQLETSLFDLYKNPELNEKPKELESRGGAFYSDVACSLMNSLYNDSEDIQTVNTMNNGAIPDLPDHAVIEVNSVITKHGPRPISSGPLPDTVKGIIYQMKAFEELVIRASITGNYHDAYTAMVMNPLIADERGSKVLLDELLEAHNNYLPQFNTGGKAE; encoded by the coding sequence ATGTCATTAAAAGTAGTAATTATTGGTGGCGGATCCAGCTACACACCGGAAATAATTGAAGGCATCATCCGTCGTCACGACACTTTTCCAGTATCAGAAATCGTGCTCGTTGACATTGAAGCCGGAAAAGAAAAGCTGGAAATCATCGGGAACTTAGCATTAAGGATGGTTGAAAAGGCAAAGAAATCTATTAATCTATCATGGACATTGGATCGCAAAGAGGCATTGCAACATGCGGACTTTGTTTCTACACAAATTCGTGTTGGCGGTTTGGCTGCCAGAGAAAAGGATGAACGGATTCCGCTCAGCCATGGTTTTATCGGACAGGAAACGAACGGTGCCGGTGGAATCTTCAAGGCATTTCGCACCATCCCAGTATTGCTGGAGCTTGCGAATGATGTTCATGAAATTTGTCCTGACGCCTGGATTATCAATTTCACAAACCCAGCGGGAATCGTTACGGAAGCTTTACTTAAGCACTCACCACACCAAAAGGTTATTGGGGTTTGTAACATTCCCTTTAACATGCGGCATTCCACAGCGGAAATCTTAAATGTCCGCCCAGAGGATGTGAAGATTGAATTCATTGGGATGAACCATTTCGTCTTCGGAAAAAAGGTATATGTAAACGGTGAGGATCAGACACAAGAAGTACTCACCAAACTAGCGAATGAAGGACTCGATTATTCACCGGCTAATATTGTTAATCTTGGCTGGTCCAAAACGTTTATTGAAGCAACTGGCTTGTTGTCCAATCCATACCATCAATATTATTTCCAGACAAAAGATGTTTTGGATAAAGACGTAAAGGCTTTTGAAGAAAATGGCACCCGTGCAGAAGTCGTTCAACAATTGGAAACGTCATTATTTGACTTATATAAAAACCCAGAATTAAACGAAAAGCCAAAGGAGCTTGAGAGCAGGGGAGGGGCATTTTATAGTGATGTAGCGTGTAGTTTGATGAATTCGCTTTATAATGATAGTGAAGATATTCAAACTGTTAACACAATGAATAACGGGGCCATCCCGGATTTACCGGATCATGCCGTTATTGAAGTGAACAGTGTCATTACGAAACATGGGCCAAGACCAATTTCATCTGGGCCACTTCCAGACACTGTAAAAGGAATTATTTATCAAATGAAAGCCTTTGAAGAACTCGTTATCCGCGCCAGCATAACTGGAAATTACCATGATGCATATACAGCCATGGTTATGAATCCATTAATTGCTGATGAAAGGGGAAGTAAGGTTCTGCTTGATGAGCTGTTGGAAGCGCACAACAATTACTTGCCGCAATTTAATACCGGTGGGAAGGCGGAATGA
- a CDS encoding PTS sugar transporter subunit IIB, protein MKKIMLVCSAGMSTSLLVTKMEKAAAQKGEEVEIFAVAEAEASKHFEEIDILLLGPQVRFLKSKLEKQLEGKNVPVRVIESIDYGMMNGEKVLETALQAL, encoded by the coding sequence ATGAAAAAAATTATGTTAGTTTGCTCAGCAGGTATGTCAACAAGCTTATTGGTGACAAAAATGGAGAAAGCCGCAGCACAAAAGGGAGAAGAGGTTGAAATTTTTGCAGTGGCGGAAGCAGAGGCAAGTAAGCATTTTGAAGAGATTGATATTCTTTTGCTTGGGCCACAGGTGCGTTTTCTAAAGTCGAAATTGGAAAAGCAGCTTGAAGGGAAAAATGTCCCGGTTCGAGTTATTGAAAGTATTGATTATGGAATGATGAATGGCGAAAAAGTGTTAGAAACAGCGCTGCAAGCACTTTAA
- a CDS encoding PTS sugar transporter subunit IIC, translating to MNRFIEFMEKYFVPFASKVGSQRHLVAIRDGFVTIMPLMILGSMAILINNLPIGPYQDFMTNLFGSDIWKNFGGNLWEGTFQVISLLTAFTIAYQLANSYNKDALSAGIVSVASLIILMEPISEGAGLPIIWAGAQGLFIAIITALLSTEIFIRLLGNKRLVIKMPEGVPPAVAKSFSSLFPSMITLSIFSLFEVLTLAVDIPDIHQAFYELIQAPISHLSNTLFAAVLIAFLLHLLWFFGLHGSNMMEPIMQAVYLPAIEANAAAYKAGEAIPYVVTKPFFDAFMYLGGTGATLALITAVFIAGRRHKHYYSISKMSVAPGLFNINEPILFGFPVVLNPILFIPFLLTPVVLTVISYTAISIGLVPKTIAFIPWTTPPVIGGFLATGSWKGAALAIFNFAVAVVMYLPFIGIAVRMQFEKNK from the coding sequence ATGAATAGATTTATTGAATTTATGGAAAAGTATTTTGTTCCATTCGCTTCAAAGGTCGGATCACAAAGGCATCTCGTTGCTATCCGTGATGGTTTCGTAACCATTATGCCATTAATGATTCTAGGATCCATGGCTATTTTAATTAATAACCTGCCAATTGGTCCATATCAAGATTTTATGACGAATCTTTTTGGAAGTGATATATGGAAGAATTTTGGTGGCAATCTGTGGGAAGGAACTTTTCAGGTCATATCATTATTGACGGCATTCACGATTGCCTATCAACTGGCGAACTCCTACAATAAGGATGCTTTGTCTGCGGGAATTGTTTCAGTTGCTTCATTGATTATTTTGATGGAGCCAATTAGTGAGGGGGCTGGTTTGCCGATCATTTGGGCTGGAGCACAAGGGTTGTTTATCGCAATCATTACAGCCCTTCTGTCAACTGAAATTTTCATCAGACTGTTGGGAAACAAAAGGCTGGTTATAAAAATGCCTGAAGGGGTTCCCCCAGCAGTAGCAAAATCATTTTCATCACTTTTTCCATCTATGATAACGTTATCAATTTTTTCCTTGTTTGAGGTGTTAACGTTAGCAGTGGATATTCCAGATATACATCAAGCTTTTTATGAGCTGATTCAGGCGCCGATTTCCCATTTGTCCAACACACTTTTTGCAGCTGTTCTTATTGCGTTTCTGCTCCATTTGCTTTGGTTTTTTGGTCTGCATGGTTCCAATATGATGGAGCCGATTATGCAAGCCGTCTATTTGCCAGCAATTGAAGCCAACGCTGCCGCATATAAAGCCGGTGAAGCGATTCCGTATGTTGTGACAAAACCATTCTTTGATGCATTCATGTATTTAGGTGGGACAGGGGCAACGCTGGCCTTGATTACCGCGGTCTTCATTGCCGGGCGACGCCACAAGCACTACTATAGTATATCCAAAATGTCGGTAGCACCGGGTTTATTTAACATCAATGAGCCAATTTTATTCGGGTTTCCAGTTGTCTTAAATCCAATTTTATTTATTCCGTTTCTATTAACACCGGTAGTTTTAACAGTGATCAGCTATACTGCCATCTCGATTGGACTAGTCCCGAAAACCATTGCTTTTATTCCATGGACAACACCACCAGTTATTGGCGGATTTTTGGCAACCGGTTCGTGGAAGGGAGCGGCACTTGCGATTTTCAATTTCGCGGTGGCTGTTGTGATGTATTTACCGTTTATCGGAATTGCTGTACGCATGCAATTTGAAAAAAATAAATGA
- a CDS encoding PTS lactose/cellobiose transporter subunit IIA — MELERIVMTIITHSGDAKSDAIEAIQCAKAKDMEKANQLIDSSEKELLAAHKVQTELIQNEARGEKTEVTLLLVHAQDHLMNATTFKDLAKEFVELYEKVN, encoded by the coding sequence ATGGAATTGGAACGGATCGTTATGACGATTATTACACATAGTGGTGATGCCAAAAGTGACGCGATTGAGGCCATTCAGTGCGCTAAAGCGAAGGATATGGAAAAAGCAAATCAGCTAATTGACAGTTCAGAAAAGGAATTATTGGCTGCCCATAAGGTACAAACAGAGCTCATTCAAAACGAAGCACGTGGCGAAAAGACAGAGGTTACCTTGCTTCTGGTTCATGCCCAGGATCATTTAATGAACGCAACGACTTTTAAGGACTTGGCAAAAGAGTTTGTTGAACTGTACGAAAAAGTTAATTAA
- a CDS encoding glycoside hydrolase family 1 protein has protein sequence MVETNTTNNDYHFPDDFWWGSAASATQIEGAASTGGKGMNIWDYWFQEEPNRFYDQIGPEQTSDFYHRYPEDIQLMKQLNHNSFRLSLSWSRIFPEGTGEINEEAIVFYHHVLDELLEAGIEPFVNLYHFDMPMAMQKIGGWENREVIDAFAAYAERCFAIFGDKVKKWFTFNEPIVPVEAGYLYNAHYPNVVDFTRATQVAYNTMLAHAKAVQVFRHADIPQGNIGIILNVTPSYPRSNRPQDLESARIADLLFNRSFLDPAVKGKYPQELITWLKEQGLFPKTEPGDSSLLREGVIDFLGINYYQPRRVKAKEHIPVPDSPMMPESFFDYYEMPGRKMNPYRGWEIYEKGVYDILIDLRDNYGNIECFISENGMGVQNEERFMEENVIQDTYRIAFIKDHLKWIHRALEEGANVKGYHLWTLMDNWSWLNAYKNRYGFISVDLKTMTRTPKKSAWWFKEVIRNNGF, from the coding sequence ATGGTCGAAACAAATACAACCAACAACGATTACCATTTTCCGGATGATTTTTGGTGGGGATCTGCTGCCTCGGCAACACAAATTGAGGGGGCGGCAAGTACCGGCGGAAAAGGAATGAATATTTGGGATTACTGGTTTCAAGAAGAACCTAACCGTTTTTATGACCAAATTGGCCCGGAACAAACATCTGATTTCTATCATCGCTATCCAGAGGATATTCAGTTAATGAAGCAATTGAACCATAATAGTTTTCGATTGTCGCTATCCTGGTCGAGAATTTTTCCAGAAGGGACTGGGGAGATAAACGAAGAAGCGATTGTTTTTTACCATCATGTATTGGACGAACTTCTAGAGGCCGGCATCGAACCATTCGTAAACCTGTATCATTTTGATATGCCAATGGCGATGCAAAAAATTGGCGGTTGGGAGAATCGTGAAGTGATTGATGCCTTTGCAGCATATGCTGAAAGGTGTTTCGCAATCTTTGGCGACAAAGTCAAAAAGTGGTTTACCTTTAATGAACCAATTGTGCCAGTGGAAGCTGGTTATTTGTATAACGCCCATTATCCGAATGTTGTCGATTTCACCCGTGCGACACAGGTTGCTTATAACACAATGCTGGCACATGCAAAAGCTGTCCAGGTTTTTCGTCATGCTGATATCCCCCAAGGAAATATCGGTATCATTTTAAATGTGACCCCTTCCTATCCGAGGAGTAATCGCCCGCAGGATTTAGAGTCTGCCCGCATTGCCGACCTTTTATTTAATCGTAGCTTCTTGGATCCAGCCGTTAAAGGGAAATATCCCCAGGAACTTATCACATGGCTAAAGGAACAAGGGTTATTTCCAAAAACGGAACCAGGAGATTCTTCACTCCTTAGGGAAGGCGTTATTGATTTTCTAGGAATCAATTATTATCAACCAAGACGTGTGAAAGCAAAAGAACATATTCCTGTACCTGATTCACCAATGATGCCCGAATCGTTTTTTGATTATTATGAGATGCCGGGCAGGAAAATGAACCCTTATCGGGGCTGGGAAATCTATGAAAAGGGCGTTTATGATATTCTAATTGATCTGCGGGACAACTATGGAAATATCGAATGCTTCATTTCTGAAAATGGTATGGGCGTGCAAAACGAAGAGCGTTTCATGGAAGAAAACGTCATTCAGGATACATACCGCATTGCGTTTATCAAAGATCATCTTAAATGGATTCACCGCGCTTTGGAAGAAGGGGCGAATGTGAAAGGCTACCATCTATGGACGTTGATGGATAACTGGTCATGGCTAAACGCATATAAGAACCGCTACGGATTCATATCCGTAGACCTCAAAACAATGACAAGAACCCCAAAAAAAAGCGCATGGTGGTTTAAAGAAGTCATACGGAACAACGGATTTTAG
- a CDS encoding amidohydrolase has product MDTIDLLITNATVLTLDGQNSRAGSVAVSNGRIRNVWSSPEPPRRDENNITAATEVIDLKGATLIPGFIDTHNHLLMYSQFRTQANCSTPPNRNIADILARVKELADQTPDGEWVMGWGYDNTLLEEKRHPTRKELDAVAPNNPVLLRHISVHFGAANSKALEVADIGEDIQDPQGGHFGRDEDGKLNGVLHELSALAPVQAAIPTPSIEEMANLIGEAAEDYLAQGITTNSDAGVGLDLGIAEFDAHLMALEKGNNPLRMRLLVLHHLLGETGPYHNYTAEQLDEEIKKRSNGRAVLDSAKLFQDGSIQGMTAALREPYHCDSSYYGELSRDQDDFNAEVLDLHKRGFRIAVHGNGDRAIGSILDAYENALANEPREDHLHRIEHVQTATLEDLDRMRSLDVAGSFFINHVYYWGDRHKNIFLGPERASKINPLADALKRDILYTLHSDCPITPISPLFSIWAAVNRRTMEGEVLGEDQCISVEKALKTMTIDGAKLNSDEANVGSIEVGKLADFAVLDSDPTTIDPMDIKDIEVIATYINSKLVYERRGS; this is encoded by the coding sequence ATGGATACAATTGATTTACTTATCACAAATGCAACTGTTTTAACACTTGATGGTCAAAATTCACGTGCAGGGTCTGTAGCCGTATCAAATGGGCGGATTCGTAACGTTTGGTCCTCACCAGAGCCACCGCGTCGAGATGAAAATAATATCACTGCAGCAACGGAGGTAATTGATCTTAAAGGTGCTACCCTAATACCAGGTTTCATTGATACGCATAACCACCTTTTGATGTACTCCCAATTTCGAACACAGGCCAATTGCAGCACGCCACCAAATCGCAATATTGCAGATATTTTAGCAAGAGTGAAAGAACTCGCTGATCAAACCCCTGATGGAGAGTGGGTCATGGGCTGGGGCTATGACAATACACTTTTAGAGGAAAAAAGACACCCTACCCGCAAAGAGCTCGATGCAGTTGCACCAAACAATCCAGTACTTTTACGGCATATTTCCGTACATTTTGGAGCAGCAAATTCAAAAGCATTGGAAGTGGCCGATATTGGTGAAGATATTCAGGATCCACAGGGTGGCCACTTTGGACGTGATGAGGATGGCAAGTTGAACGGTGTTTTACATGAATTATCGGCATTAGCCCCAGTGCAAGCTGCGATTCCCACACCATCTATTGAAGAAATGGCCAACCTGATTGGTGAAGCAGCCGAAGATTACCTGGCGCAGGGAATTACCACAAATTCAGATGCTGGTGTCGGACTTGATCTTGGGATAGCTGAATTCGATGCACACTTGATGGCACTTGAAAAAGGAAACAATCCGCTTCGCATGCGGTTATTGGTGCTCCATCATCTTTTAGGTGAAACAGGCCCATATCATAACTACACAGCGGAACAGCTTGATGAAGAAATTAAAAAACGGTCCAACGGGCGTGCTGTGTTAGACAGTGCGAAGCTATTCCAGGATGGGTCCATTCAAGGGATGACAGCAGCGTTAAGGGAACCTTATCATTGCGACTCCTCCTATTATGGAGAATTATCACGGGATCAGGATGATTTTAATGCGGAGGTACTAGATTTACACAAGCGAGGATTTCGTATTGCCGTTCATGGTAATGGTGACCGGGCGATTGGTTCTATTTTAGATGCTTATGAGAATGCGTTAGCAAATGAACCACGTGAAGATCATCTTCATCGGATTGAGCATGTACAAACGGCCACTTTGGAGGATTTGGATCGAATGCGCTCTTTAGATGTTGCCGGTTCATTTTTCATCAACCATGTCTACTACTGGGGTGATAGGCATAAAAATATTTTCTTAGGACCAGAACGAGCAAGCAAAATTAATCCGCTAGCAGACGCGTTAAAACGGGATATACTGTATACGTTGCACTCGGATTGTCCAATCACACCGATATCCCCTTTGTTTTCCATTTGGGCGGCGGTAAATCGTAGAACGATGGAGGGTGAAGTGCTTGGGGAAGATCAATGTATTAGTGTTGAGAAAGCATTGAAGACGATGACCATTGATGGAGCAAAGTTAAACAGTGATGAAGCGAATGTTGGCAGTATAGAAGTTGGCAAACTAGCAGACTTTGCCGTGCTGGATTCAGACCCTACGACCATTGATCCAATGGATATTAAAGATATTGAAGTTATCGCCACTTATATTAATAGTAAGTTGGTTTACGAGAGAAGAGGGTCATAG
- a CDS encoding sodium:solute symporter family protein, protein MAWYLSYIIIYFILMFAMGFYYFFKIKTYDEYLIGGWNTGFWPIVGTIVSTWCGAAVFIGWVGMGFTVGLSGFFKFALPGILFCLLLIVAFAGPLRRQKLYTLADLFGERFGGKSGIIPSILSAFVYSVPTLALQMVGMSTIFNITLGIETNIAIALSFALILGFTVLGGLPATIVTDALQSIIVIVGIIVLFVASIFYAGGFGNIVANTPIELISPLGPKGLGEILLYALSVGPFYLVWQSTWQRIFASKNERVAKRAGVTGFVIAGAISVLPFSIGVIARQYVPLDLDPDLLFSYVTAELLPPAVGGIVFIGLMAALMTGATSFILQGSSNLTRDLYQRLMRPNANNKQLMFTSRLTVVIITLLGLIAAYFVTDIASAYQWALRLSATVLVFPFLAVMFWKKVTKAGMLWSMILALIATLAWPLLNIAINHTIFGFAVSIISLVVISLVTQHDKTEQVRAVYWNDLDSAKK, encoded by the coding sequence ATGGCATGGTATTTAAGCTACATAATTATTTATTTCATTTTAATGTTTGCGATGGGTTTCTATTATTTTTTCAAGATAAAAACGTACGATGAATACTTAATTGGCGGCTGGAACACTGGCTTCTGGCCAATCGTTGGCACGATAGTCAGTACATGGTGCGGTGCCGCAGTCTTTATTGGCTGGGTCGGCATGGGATTCACGGTAGGACTTTCCGGATTTTTTAAATTTGCGCTTCCGGGCATTCTGTTTTGTCTTCTATTAATTGTTGCATTTGCAGGCCCGTTAAGAAGGCAGAAACTTTATACGTTAGCAGACTTATTTGGCGAAAGATTTGGTGGTAAGTCTGGGATTATTCCATCTATTCTTTCCGCATTTGTTTATTCTGTACCAACACTTGCATTGCAGATGGTAGGAATGTCTACCATTTTTAATATCACGCTAGGTATTGAGACAAATATAGCAATTGCGTTATCTTTTGCCTTAATTTTAGGCTTTACCGTTTTAGGAGGATTGCCAGCGACAATTGTAACCGACGCATTGCAATCAATCATTGTAATTGTCGGGATTATTGTTTTATTTGTGGCCAGTATTTTCTATGCTGGTGGCTTCGGAAACATTGTTGCTAATACACCTATTGAATTGATTAGTCCTTTAGGCCCTAAGGGATTAGGTGAAATACTGCTGTATGCATTATCCGTAGGTCCGTTTTATCTAGTTTGGCAGTCAACATGGCAGCGTATCTTTGCTTCAAAAAATGAAAGGGTTGCGAAAAGAGCCGGTGTAACTGGTTTCGTCATTGCTGGGGCAATTTCTGTTTTACCCTTTTCGATTGGGGTTATCGCCCGCCAATATGTACCATTAGATTTAGATCCTGACTTGTTGTTTTCTTATGTGACCGCTGAACTCTTGCCTCCAGCTGTTGGTGGTATTGTCTTCATTGGTCTGATGGCAGCGCTTATGACTGGGGCTACTTCCTTTATCCTTCAAGGAAGTTCTAACCTTACCAGGGACTTATATCAACGCTTGATGAGACCAAATGCAAATAACAAGCAACTCATGTTTACCTCACGATTAACGGTTGTAATTATCACCCTACTGGGTCTAATTGCTGCTTACTTTGTGACTGACATCGCAAGCGCCTATCAGTGGGCATTACGATTATCAGCAACCGTATTGGTTTTCCCGTTTCTTGCAGTAATGTTCTGGAAGAAGGTTACCAAGGCTGGGATGCTGTGGAGCATGATTCTAGCATTAATTGCAACATTAGCATGGCCTTTGTTGAACATCGCAATTAATCATACAATCTTTGGGTTTGCAGTTTCCATTATCAGTTTAGTCGTAATTAGCCTCGTAACGCAGCATGATAAAACAGAACAGGTTAGGGCTGTTTATTGGAATGACTTGGATTCAGCAAAGAAATAA
- a CDS encoding class II aldolase/adducin family protein: MTNQLFQKVRDGGTGPSSRIRVVEGTLKPSSEYQMHALVYRNRFEAQAMIHTHALYATTISCLKEKLPAIDYLLAYSGGPNVKCAKYATYGTHELAENALEAMKGRKAVLLANHGINVFGGNLCEAFDISEQPEFCARLYWQTKSVGNPVILPEEAMNRMVERFEGYGQ; the protein is encoded by the coding sequence TTGACAAATCAATTATTTCAGAAAGTTAGGGACGGAGGGACAGGTCCCTCGTCCCGCATAAGGGTTGTCGAAGGGACGTTAAAGCCTTCCAGCGAATATCAGATGCATGCACTTGTCTACCGAAACCGTTTTGAAGCACAGGCAATGATTCATACGCATGCACTTTACGCTACCACGATTTCCTGTCTGAAGGAAAAATTACCCGCAATTGACTACCTTTTGGCCTATTCAGGCGGACCGAATGTTAAGTGTGCAAAATATGCAACATATGGGACACATGAACTTGCAGAAAATGCACTAGAAGCAATGAAAGGCAGAAAAGCTGTGCTGCTGGCGAACCATGGTATCAACGTTTTTGGAGGCAACCTCTGCGAAGCATTCGACATTAGCGAGCAACCTGAATTTTGTGCAAGACTATATTGGCAAACCAAATCCGTTGGAAATCCGGTTATACTCCCAGAGGAGGCGATGAATCGGATGGTCGAGCGGTTTGAGGGGTATGGGCAGTAG
- a CDS encoding GntR family transcriptional regulator, whose translation MEINKSLSIPLYQQVRGYLKEKIISGEWEVGYQLPTEKELASQFDVSSITIKRAVLELVNEGLLHRQSGKGTFVTQIEEKDISKFVSLKNESWEQHHHPHKLLSFKKDPAGRKVGKLLEIKPDEDVYKINRLKIQNDSPVVIEHSFIPSALFPDLQQSDIDNDLLYNIFIKKYGAQLKKARIYFSTILADEYEANLLEVPIGEQLFVFERYTVTKDNKAVEYSKFVLKQDQSKYFLEVQL comes from the coding sequence ATGGAAATTAATAAGAGTTTATCGATACCTTTATATCAACAAGTAAGGGGATATTTAAAAGAGAAAATTATTTCGGGTGAGTGGGAAGTTGGCTACCAGTTGCCAACAGAAAAGGAATTGGCGTCACAATTTGATGTGAGTAGCATCACAATAAAACGAGCAGTACTTGAACTGGTTAATGAGGGGCTGCTGCATCGCCAAAGCGGGAAAGGGACCTTTGTAACACAAATTGAAGAAAAGGATATATCAAAATTTGTGTCATTAAAAAATGAGTCTTGGGAACAGCATCATCACCCGCATAAATTACTGAGCTTTAAAAAAGATCCAGCTGGAAGAAAGGTTGGTAAGTTGCTGGAAATAAAACCTGATGAAGATGTATATAAAATTAATCGTTTGAAAATCCAAAACGATAGTCCAGTGGTAATCGAGCATTCGTTTATCCCGTCTGCTTTATTTCCCGATTTACAACAATCCGATATAGATAACGATTTACTGTATAACATTTTTATCAAAAAATATGGAGCACAATTAAAAAAGGCAAGAATTTATTTTTCAACAATCCTTGCTGATGAATACGAAGCAAATTTATTAGAGGTTCCAATTGGAGAACAATTATTTGTATTTGAACGCTATACCGTTACGAAAGATAATAAAGCAGTTGAGTATTCCAAATTTGTTCTCAAACAGGATCAATCGAAATACTTTCTGGAGGTTCAACTTTAA